The following coding sequences lie in one Corallococcus macrosporus genomic window:
- a CDS encoding baseplate J/gp47 family protein, with translation MSTRVLLTLPLEASLVAAQAALSATPPGEVEWVLPLGEGVLTTDLVVGTPAHALRITGSPGVTLKLEGGTLEVTGLVTGLSGVTVVAVDAGLVLLGTRVEVADVSVSANASGDCAALSVETPDGTVAIDSLTVMAAKGEDATGLRLLAAEARVTGLSIGGVEATVGEAFGVRAVCQRSQWADVSVRDVVGVGAGVGLELAGFTRADLSGLTVSKVSGASATGARVLVAREEGEGLSAVDVSVSDVTSLGSEWGAGLVAASVGALQVRGFTVQRVQGAFALGLLALGGRGIETGIGQVEDVAGGSLSTGMRVLGGPSLEPVAVRDVEVSRVSAAPVPVASQPASAWSDWLTAALDALLASVVGPLTLPVFPSDADVVGLHVAAPLGGLEPVLDVGTPGEIAVEDCSLFVITGTALQLEGGLRTALVRRNEAWTSVHSGWLQAEQLLLAQLSWHRHVHGLRLGPGEIRAYDSLFTAIGGAPFVLETDAELSASPALFAQGAGLPFLEVGPLPYRTPGAPEVPPVLLTGGLPLPETVDLRLVPDAAISRAAVPVPGDGPRDPAPFVGAWAPDVVPGCDVRDPQPRPWLSAPERPAPGALVDYRARDAQSLLAVMLERARTVMAPWEDRGPADFTTMLLEAVAAQLDSLAYQQERAVVEGFLEDARLRRSVEDHARGLDYVPDPGLSATVMLRFRLDPTALAALVKARLEELHLPVLPPGTTALEFLTGGGVLEIPADTLVANASTDEHSLVFVTESPLSYFPRLESVTLAESVQPGDTGATLAGLYPELEPGRWLILYRGRGEGGHVVRVTSVALATDTTFVGWDPRRFAPEAFLAPGDPAPGPRATVLGNVVPAHHGLPVTPLPEGFEADSAEPFARSLAQWRALLSPVVDGSQEREWALPFHPVSVQASGYPLPGETSRRGTPQLQVSVEDDPWTLVDDLSVQGPGDEVVVLRATPTGGASLRWGDGVNGAALPPRETTLGLSLRIGLGTVANVGEGVLTRLLQVPLDPQRSASAGELLAQSMDDLRLLVRVDNPLPAVGGRDPESLDSIRYRAPAGVSQPLSAVTVEDYVRMLQQLPEVAGASARVVSRDLRTVIRVTVLLRDEDTLDRDELLRRWAGVRRRLEEIRLLGVDVEALPPRWVPLDLDLEVDAAPHAQADQVRDAVVGAIAGDGGLLDPDRSGLNGDVQLADLYQSVLRVPGVTAVRVKRFRRLEPHAQERLESGVIPIGPEEVATARGGYWPGSEGVLTVQVCGGLR, from the coding sequence GTGAGCACGCGCGTCCTGCTGACATTGCCTCTGGAGGCGTCGCTCGTGGCGGCCCAGGCCGCGTTGTCGGCGACGCCTCCGGGCGAGGTGGAGTGGGTGCTGCCCTTGGGCGAGGGCGTGCTCACCACGGACCTGGTCGTCGGCACTCCGGCACATGCGCTGCGGATCACGGGCAGCCCGGGCGTGACGCTGAAGCTTGAGGGCGGAACGCTTGAGGTCACCGGCCTCGTCACGGGCCTGTCGGGCGTGACGGTGGTGGCGGTGGACGCCGGGTTGGTCCTCCTGGGGACTCGGGTGGAGGTGGCGGACGTCTCGGTCAGCGCCAACGCTTCGGGTGACTGCGCGGCGCTGAGTGTGGAGACGCCGGACGGCACGGTGGCCATCGACTCGCTCACGGTGATGGCGGCGAAGGGCGAGGACGCTACGGGGCTCCGGCTCCTGGCGGCGGAGGCCCGGGTGACTGGGCTCTCCATCGGGGGCGTGGAGGCCACGGTGGGTGAGGCTTTCGGCGTGCGGGCGGTCTGCCAGCGTTCGCAGTGGGCGGACGTGTCCGTGCGGGACGTCGTGGGCGTGGGCGCTGGCGTGGGCTTGGAGCTGGCGGGCTTCACTCGCGCGGACCTGTCCGGGCTCACCGTGTCGAAGGTGTCTGGCGCAAGCGCGACCGGTGCTCGGGTGCTGGTGGCCCGGGAGGAGGGCGAGGGTCTGTCCGCGGTGGACGTGTCCGTGAGCGACGTGACGTCGCTGGGGTCGGAGTGGGGCGCCGGCCTGGTGGCGGCCTCGGTGGGTGCGTTGCAGGTTCGCGGCTTCACTGTGCAGCGGGTGCAGGGGGCGTTCGCGCTGGGCCTGCTCGCGCTGGGTGGGCGGGGCATTGAAACGGGCATCGGGCAGGTGGAGGACGTCGCGGGCGGTTCGCTCTCAACGGGCATGCGGGTGCTGGGTGGACCTTCCCTGGAGCCGGTGGCGGTTCGCGATGTGGAGGTGAGCCGCGTGTCGGCCGCGCCGGTTCCGGTGGCCTCGCAGCCGGCATCGGCCTGGTCGGACTGGCTCACCGCCGCGCTGGACGCCCTGCTGGCTTCGGTCGTGGGGCCGCTCACGCTGCCGGTGTTCCCCTCCGACGCGGACGTCGTGGGCCTGCACGTGGCCGCGCCGCTCGGTGGCCTGGAGCCGGTGCTGGACGTGGGCACGCCGGGAGAGATCGCCGTCGAGGACTGCTCCCTCTTCGTCATCACCGGCACCGCGCTGCAGCTGGAGGGCGGTCTGCGCACGGCGCTGGTGCGGCGTAACGAGGCCTGGACGTCCGTGCACTCGGGCTGGCTCCAGGCCGAGCAGTTGCTGCTGGCGCAGCTCTCCTGGCACCGGCATGTGCACGGGCTGCGGCTGGGGCCGGGAGAGATCCGCGCGTACGACTCGCTGTTCACGGCGATTGGCGGCGCGCCCTTCGTGCTGGAGACGGACGCGGAGCTGTCCGCTTCGCCCGCGCTGTTCGCGCAGGGCGCGGGGCTGCCGTTCCTGGAGGTGGGGCCGCTGCCGTACCGCACGCCCGGTGCTCCGGAGGTGCCTCCAGTGCTCCTCACCGGTGGACTGCCGCTCCCGGAGACCGTGGACCTGCGGCTGGTGCCGGATGCGGCCATCTCGCGCGCGGCGGTGCCCGTGCCGGGGGATGGGCCTCGCGATCCGGCGCCGTTCGTGGGCGCGTGGGCTCCGGACGTGGTGCCGGGATGTGACGTGCGGGATCCGCAGCCTCGGCCGTGGCTCTCGGCTCCGGAGCGTCCCGCGCCTGGGGCGTTGGTGGACTACCGCGCTCGCGACGCGCAGTCGCTGCTGGCGGTGATGCTGGAGCGGGCCCGCACGGTGATGGCCCCGTGGGAGGACCGGGGGCCCGCGGACTTCACGACCATGCTGCTGGAGGCGGTGGCCGCGCAGCTCGACTCGCTGGCGTACCAGCAGGAGCGCGCGGTGGTGGAGGGCTTCCTGGAGGACGCCCGGCTGCGGCGCTCCGTGGAGGACCACGCGCGCGGCCTGGACTACGTGCCGGACCCCGGGCTCTCCGCCACGGTGATGCTGCGGTTCCGGTTGGATCCCACGGCGCTCGCGGCGCTGGTGAAGGCGCGGCTGGAGGAGCTGCACCTGCCGGTGCTTCCGCCCGGCACCACCGCGCTGGAGTTCCTCACCGGAGGCGGCGTGCTGGAGATTCCGGCCGACACGCTGGTGGCGAATGCCAGCACGGATGAGCACTCCCTCGTGTTCGTCACCGAGTCGCCCCTGTCGTACTTCCCCCGCCTGGAGTCCGTGACGCTCGCGGAGTCCGTGCAGCCGGGAGACACCGGGGCCACGCTCGCGGGCCTGTATCCGGAGCTGGAGCCCGGCCGGTGGCTCATCCTCTACCGGGGACGCGGCGAGGGCGGGCACGTGGTGCGCGTGACGTCCGTGGCGCTCGCCACCGATACGACCTTCGTCGGGTGGGATCCCCGCCGCTTCGCACCGGAGGCGTTCCTGGCCCCAGGTGACCCCGCGCCCGGACCTCGCGCGACGGTGCTGGGGAACGTGGTGCCCGCGCATCACGGACTGCCGGTGACGCCGCTTCCGGAGGGCTTCGAAGCGGACTCGGCGGAGCCCTTCGCTCGCAGCCTCGCGCAGTGGCGCGCGCTGCTGTCGCCCGTCGTGGACGGCAGCCAGGAGCGCGAGTGGGCCCTGCCGTTCCACCCCGTCAGCGTCCAGGCCTCCGGGTATCCGCTGCCGGGCGAGACGTCGCGGCGCGGGACGCCCCAGCTCCAGGTGAGCGTGGAGGACGACCCGTGGACGCTGGTGGACGACCTGTCCGTCCAGGGCCCGGGGGATGAAGTCGTCGTGCTGCGCGCGACCCCCACGGGCGGTGCCAGCCTGCGCTGGGGCGATGGCGTCAACGGCGCCGCGCTGCCACCCCGGGAGACGACGCTGGGGCTGTCGCTGCGCATCGGCCTGGGGACGGTGGCCAACGTGGGCGAGGGCGTGCTCACGCGGCTGCTCCAGGTGCCGTTGGATCCGCAGCGCTCCGCGTCCGCGGGCGAGCTGCTGGCCCAGTCGATGGACGACCTGCGCCTGCTGGTGCGCGTGGACAACCCGCTGCCCGCGGTGGGGGGGCGCGATCCGGAGTCGCTCGACTCCATCCGCTACCGCGCGCCGGCGGGTGTGTCGCAGCCGCTGTCCGCCGTCACCGTCGAGGACTATGTGCGGATGCTCCAGCAACTGCCGGAGGTGGCCGGGGCTTCCGCGCGCGTCGTGAGCCGGGACCTGCGCACGGTCATCCGCGTGACGGTGCTGCTGCGCGACGAGGACACGCTGGACCGCGACGAGCTGCTGCGCCGCTGGGCCGGAGTGCGGCGGCGGTTGGAGGAGATCCGCCTGCTCGGCGTGGACGTGGAAGCGCTGCCGCCCAGGTGGGTGCCGCTGGATCTGGACCTGGAGGTGGACGCCGCGCCGCACGCGCAGGCGGATCAGGTGCGTGACGCGGTGGTGGGCGCCATTGCCGGAGATGGGGGCTTGTTGGATCCGGACCGCTCCGGTCTGAACGGCGACGTCCAGCTCGCGGACCTGTACCAGTCGGTGCTGCGCGTGCCGGGCGTGACGGCGGTGCGGGTGAAGCGCTTCCGCCGGCTGGAGCCCCACGCGCAGGAGCGGCTGGAATCGGGCGTCATTCCCATCGGGCCGGAGGAGGTGGCCACCGCGCGCGGGGGTTACTGGCCGGGCTCGGAAGGTGTCCTCACCGTGCAGGTCTGCGGAGGGCTGCGATGA
- a CDS encoding GPW/gp25 family protein, translating to MGRGLHFPFQLGDLGTPRTVGPTQVVRQQLEQLLFTLPGERVNRPRFGCGVQRMVFGAASPEAAAAAEYIIRLNVQEFMRDVVRLDAVKVSAEDATLYVDILYTLLATGEEHAELFRRDLEAPP from the coding sequence ATGGGACGCGGCCTGCACTTCCCCTTCCAGTTGGGAGACCTGGGTACGCCTCGCACGGTGGGGCCCACGCAGGTCGTCCGGCAGCAACTGGAGCAGCTGCTCTTCACGCTGCCCGGCGAGCGGGTGAACCGGCCGCGCTTCGGGTGCGGAGTGCAGCGGATGGTGTTCGGCGCGGCGAGTCCCGAGGCCGCCGCCGCGGCCGAGTACATCATCCGGCTCAACGTGCAGGAGTTCATGCGCGACGTGGTGCGCCTGGACGCGGTGAAGGTGAGCGCCGAGGACGCGACGCTCTACGTGGACATCCTCTACACGCTGCTGGCGACGGGCGAGGAGCACGCGGAGCTGTTCCGCCGGGACCTGGAGGCGCCGCCGTGA
- a CDS encoding phage late control D family protein, producing MAEQRAAFLQLWIDGQPVTDARSRVSRLEVDERTDDASSFHLSLDMAPTDAGDWDALADGRFALLKRITISFGLGLPDSEAPDVQEVVFDGYITAVEPYFGPSRVPDSSLEVYGLDASCLMHLEERTRSFSGLSDAGIVRQLYGEYGFALDVQETAPVRDPARAVVLQRGTDASLIRWLARRNGYEAFVERKQGPVGAGANAAAECVGHFHLPRPAGPKQPDLSLIPRSTPSVIELKARWESHRPTELRSEHIDERTRRIRTSTVTEPRFPRMGTTSRADILKARMAAVLPKRPQTKAVGLQFVDVPHDVPEVENLAWADYREADWLAEATGTVQGLRYERILRARRPVGLVGAGKLMDGTWYVRGARHRWVWAEALARYEVDVDLARDALNGVA from the coding sequence ATGGCGGAGCAGCGCGCGGCGTTCCTCCAGCTCTGGATTGACGGGCAGCCGGTGACGGACGCCCGCAGCCGGGTGTCACGCCTGGAGGTGGACGAGCGCACCGACGACGCGTCGTCCTTCCACCTGTCCCTGGACATGGCGCCCACGGACGCGGGGGACTGGGACGCGCTGGCGGACGGCCGGTTCGCGCTGCTCAAGCGCATCACCATCAGCTTCGGGCTGGGGCTTCCGGACAGCGAGGCGCCGGACGTGCAGGAGGTGGTGTTCGACGGGTACATCACGGCGGTGGAGCCGTACTTCGGCCCGTCGCGCGTGCCGGACTCGTCGCTGGAGGTGTACGGGCTGGACGCGTCGTGCCTGATGCACCTGGAGGAGCGCACGCGGTCCTTCAGCGGGCTGTCCGACGCGGGCATCGTGCGGCAGCTCTACGGTGAGTACGGCTTCGCGCTGGACGTGCAGGAGACGGCGCCGGTGCGCGACCCGGCGCGCGCGGTGGTGCTCCAGCGCGGCACGGACGCGTCGCTCATCCGGTGGCTTGCCAGGCGCAATGGCTACGAGGCCTTCGTGGAGCGCAAGCAGGGCCCGGTGGGCGCGGGCGCGAACGCGGCGGCGGAGTGCGTGGGCCACTTCCACCTGCCCCGGCCGGCCGGACCGAAGCAGCCGGACCTGTCGCTGATTCCTCGCTCCACGCCGTCGGTCATCGAGTTGAAGGCGCGCTGGGAGAGCCACCGGCCCACGGAGCTGCGGAGCGAGCACATCGACGAGCGCACGCGGCGCATCCGCACCTCCACGGTGACGGAGCCGCGCTTCCCGCGCATGGGGACCACCAGCCGCGCGGACATCCTGAAGGCGCGCATGGCGGCGGTGCTGCCCAAGCGGCCGCAGACGAAGGCGGTGGGCCTGCAGTTCGTGGACGTGCCGCACGACGTGCCGGAGGTGGAGAACCTGGCGTGGGCGGACTACCGCGAGGCGGACTGGCTGGCGGAGGCGACCGGCACGGTGCAGGGGCTGCGGTACGAGCGCATCCTGCGCGCCCGGCGTCCGGTGGGGCTGGTGGGCGCGGGGAAGTTGATGGACGGCACCTGGTACGTGCGCGGCGCGCGGCACCGCTGGGTGTGGGCGGAGGCGCTGGCCCGCTACGAGGTGGACGTGGACCTGGCGCGCGACGCGCTCAACGGGGTGGCGTGA
- a CDS encoding tail protein X: protein MSDPSSRHKDLPTYAVPLGPEGATVSLYVPRVAPRVPTSLLHKVVAGDRLDLLAQRYFSDPFQAWRIVDANPTFEPEALLVPGTVLLIPEKP, encoded by the coding sequence ATGAGCGACCCCTCCTCGCGACACAAGGACCTGCCGACGTACGCGGTGCCGCTGGGCCCGGAGGGCGCCACGGTGTCGCTGTACGTGCCCCGCGTGGCGCCGCGCGTGCCCACGTCCCTCTTGCACAAGGTGGTGGCGGGGGACCGGTTGGACCTGCTCGCGCAGCGCTACTTCAGCGACCCGTTCCAGGCGTGGCGCATCGTGGACGCCAACCCGACCTTCGAGCCCGAGGCGCTCCTGGTGCCGGGCACGGTGCTGCTCATCCCGGAGAAGCCCTGA
- a CDS encoding phage tail protein produces MPRFVESTKRDPYRNFNFRVLFNNIEVAACRKISGLTGTVEVVKFRSGNSTSTVDELSPGRVHYEPFTLEAGLTQDTTFRDWALQLIRHEATPGFRAAEPDYRRTVEILVYDLDFNRAVKKFVLRNAWVSKFTAMSELAAEANEILIETVEIQHEGFTLEAVT; encoded by the coding sequence ATGCCCCGATTCGTCGAATCCACGAAGCGCGACCCGTACCGCAACTTCAACTTCCGCGTGCTGTTCAACAACATCGAGGTGGCCGCGTGCCGGAAGATTTCCGGCCTCACCGGCACCGTGGAGGTCGTGAAGTTCCGCTCCGGCAACAGCACCTCCACCGTGGACGAGCTGTCCCCGGGCCGCGTGCACTACGAGCCCTTCACGCTGGAGGCGGGCCTCACGCAGGACACGACGTTCCGCGACTGGGCCCTCCAGCTCATCCGCCATGAGGCCACGCCGGGCTTCCGCGCCGCGGAGCCGGACTACCGGCGCACGGTGGAGATCCTCGTCTACGACCTGGATTTCAACCGCGCGGTGAAGAAGTTCGTGCTGCGCAACGCGTGGGTCTCGAAGTTCACCGCGATGTCGGAGCTGGCCGCGGAGGCGAACGAGATCCTCATCGAGACCGTGGAGATTCAACACGAGGGCTTCACGCTGGAGGCGGTGACCTGA
- a CDS encoding phage tail protein, with the protein MPTPVPANARNPLRTFRFRLRMSTSAAGEYVAGVRSVSGLSVNVGAFEIWEGGNNLHRYAQPHKVNWDPLVLEQGLALDDTLERWARAVLEFARTGKSPGEPVKRDLFIDLWDAYAHPTEVPTPGGMEARIRSFHVHNAWVSKFHALPKLDAMAGEVALLSLELTHEGWEPVPRPVLSKPATTLATP; encoded by the coding sequence ATGCCCACGCCCGTCCCCGCCAACGCCCGCAACCCGCTGCGGACCTTCCGCTTCCGGCTCCGGATGAGCACGTCCGCGGCCGGGGAGTACGTGGCGGGGGTGCGCTCCGTGTCCGGCCTGTCCGTGAACGTGGGCGCCTTCGAAATCTGGGAGGGCGGCAACAACCTGCACCGCTACGCCCAGCCCCACAAGGTGAACTGGGATCCGCTCGTGCTGGAGCAGGGGCTGGCGCTGGACGACACGCTGGAGCGCTGGGCGCGCGCGGTGCTGGAGTTCGCGCGCACCGGCAAGTCGCCCGGCGAGCCGGTGAAGCGCGACCTCTTCATCGACCTGTGGGACGCGTACGCGCACCCCACGGAGGTGCCCACGCCCGGAGGCATGGAGGCGCGCATCCGCAGCTTCCACGTGCACAACGCGTGGGTGAGCAAGTTCCACGCCCTGCCCAAGCTGGACGCCATGGCGGGGGAGGTGGCGCTCCTGTCGCTGGAGCTCACCCACGAAGGCTGGGAGCCGGTGCCCCGGCCCGTCCTGTCCAAGCCGGCGACGACCCTTGCGACGCCCTGA
- a CDS encoding phage tail sheath subtilisin-like domain-containing protein, translated as MAERLHPGVYVEEISAGARPIEGVGTSTAAFVGRTARGIPGLAQFVTGFAEYERAFGGHEPGEAGLVAQAVEAFFDSGGRRAYVVRVLPSDAVAGASAPLVSRAGGGLNALTFLARGAGEWSDSLRVHVSDSINFPSEAFRVEVIWTEAGATRRLEAFEDVRMDPSSEDYVADRINDISRYIRVRDEFQLKLASQPSGAVLVPGVPPKLKAAVLSGTKYSLYDGGKLQISTWDEAQPDLPRTTLDVPITQALVTTAVPAAAFANGRTQLDASQLKTFLTQAVTAAGLTNTLVIGGTDSPEISLKVATGPTLTIPKPSGATYDLDPENAKITVGPPGATTVVPIPILAGDANAVTPAELNHSLAVALAGKVASVVTDGQGNTVITGLPTAAGTSTLSLSATTLTGTPAAGTAGLTAETFDGLQLSISETLQPTVPTMLRQLGFAPRARGYSNDSPANPTVRPASVSNVRLLGGDDGTGLLDTSDFAGDAKLRTGLHALDTEEVNIVALPGKNEVAFISTGIAYCDNRGDCFFLADGPGGVDKDFVVAPDDAKQFVEGLPARSKNSAMFYPWIRVADPVGVGRNPTRLVPPSGHVAGLFARTDTTRGVWKAPAGIEASISEALGLQYSVIDAEQDLLNPVSLNCLRQFPGVGLVSWGTRTLSPDPEWRYIPVRRTALFLKESLRRGLKWAVFEPNDEELWGRIRVSIESFMLGLFRQGAFQGSTPEEAFSVVCDRSTNPQENVDAGIVTAQVAFAPLKPAEFVVIEISQKSLLAA; from the coding sequence GTGGCTGAGCGATTGCATCCGGGCGTCTATGTCGAAGAGATCAGTGCCGGTGCGCGCCCCATCGAAGGGGTGGGCACGTCCACGGCGGCGTTCGTCGGCCGCACGGCGCGCGGCATCCCGGGCCTGGCCCAGTTCGTCACCGGCTTCGCCGAGTACGAGCGCGCCTTCGGAGGCCACGAGCCCGGAGAGGCGGGCCTCGTCGCGCAGGCGGTGGAGGCCTTCTTCGACTCGGGCGGACGGCGCGCCTACGTCGTGCGTGTGCTGCCCTCGGACGCGGTGGCTGGCGCGTCCGCGCCCCTCGTCTCCCGCGCGGGCGGAGGCCTCAACGCCCTCACGTTCCTCGCGCGGGGCGCGGGCGAGTGGTCCGACTCCCTCCGCGTCCACGTGAGCGACTCCATCAACTTCCCCAGCGAGGCGTTCCGCGTGGAGGTCATCTGGACGGAGGCCGGGGCCACGCGCCGCCTGGAGGCGTTCGAGGACGTGCGCATGGATCCGTCCAGCGAGGACTACGTCGCCGACCGCATCAACGACATCTCCCGCTACATCCGCGTGCGCGACGAGTTCCAGCTGAAGCTGGCCTCGCAGCCGTCCGGCGCGGTGCTCGTGCCGGGCGTGCCGCCCAAGCTCAAGGCCGCCGTGCTGTCGGGCACCAAGTACAGCCTCTATGACGGCGGCAAGCTGCAGATCTCCACCTGGGACGAGGCGCAGCCGGACCTGCCCCGCACGACGCTGGACGTGCCCATCACCCAGGCCCTGGTGACGACCGCGGTGCCGGCCGCCGCGTTCGCCAACGGCCGCACGCAACTGGACGCCTCCCAGCTCAAGACCTTCCTCACCCAGGCCGTCACCGCCGCGGGGCTCACCAACACCCTCGTCATCGGCGGCACGGACTCGCCGGAGATTTCGCTGAAGGTGGCCACCGGGCCCACGCTCACCATCCCCAAGCCCTCGGGCGCGACGTACGACCTGGACCCGGAGAACGCGAAGATCACCGTGGGACCGCCCGGCGCCACCACGGTGGTGCCCATTCCCATCCTCGCGGGGGACGCCAACGCGGTGACGCCCGCGGAGCTGAACCACTCGCTGGCGGTGGCGCTGGCCGGCAAGGTCGCGTCGGTGGTGACGGACGGGCAGGGCAACACCGTCATCACCGGCCTGCCCACGGCGGCGGGCACCTCCACATTGTCGCTGTCCGCCACGACCCTCACCGGCACGCCCGCCGCCGGCACCGCGGGCCTGACGGCGGAGACCTTCGACGGCTTGCAGTTGTCCATCAGCGAGACGCTCCAGCCCACGGTGCCCACCATGCTCCGGCAGCTGGGCTTCGCGCCGCGCGCGCGGGGCTACTCGAACGACTCGCCCGCGAACCCCACCGTGCGTCCGGCGTCGGTGTCGAACGTGCGGCTCTTGGGCGGCGACGACGGCACGGGCCTGCTGGACACCTCCGACTTCGCGGGCGACGCGAAGCTGCGCACCGGCCTGCACGCGCTGGACACGGAGGAGGTCAACATCGTCGCGCTGCCGGGCAAGAACGAGGTCGCGTTCATCTCCACCGGCATCGCGTACTGCGACAACCGGGGCGACTGCTTCTTCCTCGCGGACGGCCCCGGCGGCGTGGACAAGGACTTCGTCGTCGCGCCGGACGACGCGAAGCAGTTCGTGGAGGGACTGCCCGCGCGCTCGAAGAACTCCGCCATGTTCTACCCGTGGATCCGCGTGGCGGACCCCGTGGGCGTGGGGCGCAACCCCACGCGGCTGGTGCCGCCGTCGGGCCACGTGGCGGGCCTCTTCGCCCGCACGGACACCACGCGCGGCGTGTGGAAGGCGCCCGCCGGCATCGAGGCGTCCATCTCCGAGGCGCTGGGGCTCCAGTACTCCGTCATCGACGCGGAGCAGGACCTGCTCAACCCGGTGAGCCTCAACTGCCTGCGCCAGTTCCCCGGCGTGGGGCTGGTGTCGTGGGGCACGCGCACGCTGTCCCCGGATCCGGAGTGGCGCTACATCCCGGTGCGCCGCACGGCGCTCTTCCTCAAGGAGTCCCTGCGGCGCGGCCTGAAGTGGGCGGTGTTCGAGCCGAATGACGAGGAGCTGTGGGGCCGCATCCGCGTCTCCATCGAGTCCTTCATGCTGGGGCTGTTCCGCCAGGGCGCCTTCCAGGGCAGCACGCCCGAGGAGGCCTTCAGCGTCGTCTGCGACCGGAGCACCAACCCGCAGGAGAACGTGGACGCGGGCATCGTCACCGCGCAGGTGGCCTTCGCGCCGCTGAAGCCCGCGGAGTTCGTGGTCATCGAAATCAGCCAGAAGAGCCTGCTGGCGGCCTGA